One stretch of Microvirga lotononidis DNA includes these proteins:
- the galU gene encoding UTP--glucose-1-phosphate uridylyltransferase GalU — protein sequence MKRIRKAVLPVAGLGTRFLPATKAVPKEMLCVVDRPVVQHVVDEARAAGIEHFIFVTGRNKAVIEDHFDIAYELNRTLEGRNKTKELELLAKDQPQAGQTSFTRQQEPLGLGHAVWCARELVGDEPFAVILPDMLSRGSMEQMIAAYDRHGGNIIAVEEVPEDQTHQYGIVSVGQEFGQTFEITGMVEKPPKGTAPSNYIISGRYILQPEIFDLLSTQERGAGNEIQLTDSMIRLMKSQQFFGMKYQGKTYDTGSKIGFLMANVAYALEREELSADFRRELEALLRQK from the coding sequence ATGAAGCGAATTCGCAAAGCAGTCCTTCCCGTCGCCGGTCTCGGCACCCGGTTCCTGCCTGCCACCAAGGCCGTTCCCAAGGAGATGCTCTGCGTCGTCGACCGCCCGGTCGTTCAGCATGTGGTGGATGAGGCGCGCGCCGCCGGAATCGAGCATTTCATCTTCGTCACCGGCCGTAACAAGGCGGTGATCGAGGACCATTTCGACATCGCCTACGAGCTGAACCGCACCCTTGAGGGCCGCAACAAGACCAAGGAGCTGGAACTCCTCGCTAAGGACCAGCCCCAGGCCGGCCAGACGAGCTTCACCCGCCAGCAGGAACCGCTCGGCCTCGGCCACGCGGTCTGGTGCGCCCGCGAACTCGTGGGCGACGAGCCCTTCGCCGTGATCCTGCCCGACATGCTCAGCCGCGGCTCCATGGAGCAGATGATCGCGGCCTACGACAGGCACGGCGGCAACATCATCGCCGTCGAGGAGGTGCCGGAGGACCAGACGCACCAATACGGCATCGTCTCGGTCGGCCAGGAATTCGGCCAGACCTTCGAGATCACCGGCATGGTGGAAAAGCCCCCGAAGGGCACCGCCCCGTCGAACTACATCATCTCCGGCCGCTACATCCTGCAGCCCGAGATCTTCGACCTGCTCTCCACCCAGGAGCGCGGCGCCGGCAACGAGATCCAGCTCACGGATTCCATGATCCGGCTGATGAAGAGCCAACAGTTCTTCGGCATGAAGTATCAGGGCAAGACCTACGATACGGGCTCCAAGATCGGTTTCCTCATGGCCAACGTGGCCTACGCCCTGGAGCGCGAGGAGCTTTCCGCCGATTTCCGCCGGGAACTCGAAGCCCTGCTGCGGCAGAAGTAA
- a CDS encoding sensor histidine kinase, with the protein MQFYSRPESISLSQKRRRRSLARGRLTLFMGLFGVVFILLTFGYIAWEQRNRLIQRNEDDLRNAAFFLADHTARLLEVTDLTLKQADALIQGHSWDEIENSRSLWQQLHAVQDALPFIEDIWLNDSSGRLRLTSERFPVPSSNHSGNDVFSAQVSADQGLFIGEPMIGRGTKTPTFMISRRLKDGNAEFGGIAAVSISLSYFYDYWSKIRLPKGSRVALIRASDSSVIAQHPSPPDGLSFAPIDKAAFSKALLSSTQAGLYSFVSLGQERVGAYRQVDAMPLYIGVSMPEDAYWTPWFAQTRLYGAFALIALLALLALTVLASEQFHEQAADAALLERQVALRTNELRTETAALEILNRTGSVLAAELDLDRIIESVVDAGIELTEARFGVFYCGASQSEREHYGKFEPAELRDAFAVLAIREICAPAFLEGKTVRLDNMAVEQGHDGTPFTLDAVSDQPVIRSILAVPVVLRTGDTHGILVFGHERAAMFNRRSERLLAGLTAQAAIALENSRLYRNAQSEIEERKQAQTQQSLLIRELHHRVKNTLATVQAVVGATARSALSIDDFYQAFVGRIISLANTHSLLTEAVWQTASLREILEKELRPYNDASAERIALHGPEVDLPSEAAVPIGMAIHELTTNAAKYGALSVPGGKVSISWQAEPAEDGTRLRLVWEERGGPVVSSPTRQGFGSRLLHRVLATQLNAKVETDFEPSGLRVAIDAVLKEARFPDMSV; encoded by the coding sequence TTGCAATTCTACTCGCGTCCGGAATCGATCAGCCTGTCCCAGAAGCGGCGTCGCCGTTCCCTTGCGCGCGGCCGGCTGACCCTTTTCATGGGCCTGTTCGGTGTCGTGTTCATCCTCCTGACCTTCGGCTATATCGCCTGGGAGCAGCGCAACCGCCTGATCCAACGCAACGAGGACGACCTTCGCAACGCGGCCTTCTTCCTGGCCGATCACACGGCCCGCCTCCTGGAGGTCACGGACCTGACCCTGAAGCAGGCCGACGCCCTGATCCAAGGGCATAGCTGGGACGAGATCGAAAACTCGAGGTCCCTGTGGCAGCAGCTTCATGCCGTCCAGGACGCGCTGCCTTTCATCGAGGATATCTGGCTCAACGATTCGAGCGGCCGCCTGCGTCTGACGTCGGAACGGTTCCCGGTGCCGTCGTCGAACCATTCCGGGAACGACGTCTTCAGCGCCCAGGTGAGCGCCGATCAGGGATTGTTCATCGGGGAGCCGATGATCGGGCGGGGAACCAAGACGCCGACCTTCATGATCAGCCGCCGCCTGAAGGATGGGAACGCGGAGTTCGGCGGCATCGCGGCCGTATCCATCTCCCTGTCCTATTTCTATGATTACTGGTCGAAGATCCGCCTGCCGAAGGGCAGCCGGGTCGCCCTGATACGCGCCTCCGACAGTTCCGTCATCGCGCAGCATCCCTCGCCGCCCGACGGCCTCTCCTTCGCTCCCATCGACAAGGCCGCCTTCAGCAAGGCCTTGCTTTCCTCTACCCAGGCCGGCCTCTATTCCTTCGTCAGCCTGGGACAGGAGCGCGTCGGAGCCTACCGCCAGGTCGATGCGATGCCGCTCTATATCGGCGTCAGCATGCCGGAGGATGCCTACTGGACGCCGTGGTTCGCCCAGACACGGCTCTACGGCGCTTTCGCGCTCATCGCCCTTCTGGCCTTGCTCGCGCTGACGGTGCTCGCCTCCGAGCAGTTCCACGAACAGGCCGCCGATGCGGCACTTCTCGAGCGGCAGGTGGCGCTGCGGACCAATGAACTGCGTACCGAAACCGCCGCCCTGGAGATCCTCAACCGGACCGGCAGCGTCCTTGCGGCCGAACTCGACCTCGATCGCATCATCGAGAGCGTCGTCGATGCCGGGATCGAGCTGACCGAAGCCCGGTTCGGCGTCTTCTACTGCGGCGCATCCCAGAGCGAACGGGAGCATTACGGGAAGTTCGAGCCCGCGGAGCTTCGCGATGCATTCGCCGTCCTGGCGATCCGGGAGATCTGCGCCCCGGCCTTCCTCGAGGGCAAGACGGTTCGCCTGGACAACATGGCCGTCGAGCAGGGGCACGACGGCACGCCGTTCACCCTGGATGCCGTGTCGGACCAGCCTGTCATCCGCAGCATCCTGGCCGTTCCCGTCGTTCTTCGAACGGGAGACACCCACGGGATCCTCGTCTTCGGGCACGAGCGGGCGGCCATGTTCAACCGGCGGTCGGAGCGCCTGCTGGCGGGCCTGACCGCCCAGGCGGCCATCGCGCTTGAGAACAGCCGCCTCTACCGGAACGCCCAGAGCGAGATCGAGGAGCGCAAGCAGGCCCAGACCCAGCAATCCCTGCTCATCCGCGAACTCCATCACCGGGTGAAGAACACCCTGGCGACCGTCCAGGCGGTGGTGGGCGCGACGGCGCGCTCCGCGCTCAGCATCGACGACTTCTACCAGGCCTTCGTCGGACGCATCATCTCGCTCGCCAACACGCATTCCCTGCTGACCGAAGCCGTCTGGCAGACCGCATCCCTGCGGGAGATCCTGGAAAAGGAACTCCGGCCCTACAACGATGCATCGGCCGAAAGGATCGCCCTCCACGGCCCCGAAGTCGATCTGCCCTCCGAGGCGGCCGTGCCCATCGGCATGGCGATCCACGAACTGACCACGAACGCGGCCAAATACGGCGCCCTCTCGGTGCCCGGCGGCAAGGTGTCGATTTCCTGGCAGGCCGAGCCGGCCGAGGACGGAACCCGGTTACGGCTCGTCTGGGAGGAGCGGGGAGGGCCTGTCGTATCTTCTCCGACGCGCCAGGGTTTCGGCTCGCGCCTGCTCCATCGGGTCTTGGCCACCCAGCTCAACGCCAAGGTCGAAACGGATTTCGAGCCGTCAGGGCTGCGGGTCGCCATCGATGCCGTGCTCAAGGAGGCCCGGTTTCCGGATATGAGCGTCTGA
- a CDS encoding bifunctional metallophosphatase/5'-nucleotidase, with amino-acid sequence MFQSRPSAALRAGFLGLSMLLSGTALAQEAVTIRFVQTNDIDRMSAEKGRGGFARLATVIKEEKAKGNAFFVHAGDTLSPSLLSGFDKGAHIIDILNRMGVDAMTPGNHEFDLGPDAFRARMAEAKFDVLATNILDGNGLPANTKPDKMVEVQGVKIGFFGLTTEETPIASSPGNIKFSSTIDTARAKAKELREKGADIVVAVAHTPLEVDMIVARSAGVDLIISGHDEHLLAFYDGKVALTESESQGNYIIVTELSVTKANKDGKTSVTWTPNFRIVDSATVKPDPEIEAVVKGYEDKLSKELDVEVGVTETPLDSRRATVRGGEAAMGNLVADALKASVGADVAITNGGGLRADKQYEAGQKLTRRNILAEMPFGNTTVLLEVTGAQIKSALENGVSQVRELGGRFPQVSGIVAEVDVKEPVGSRVKSVKINGEPLDPAKTYKLATNDFMARGGDGYRVFTEAKSLVDVAASQLMASQVIDYVAKAGKVAPKVEGRIVLR; translated from the coding sequence ATGTTTCAGAGTCGGCCTTCCGCTGCGCTTCGCGCCGGGTTTCTCGGATTGTCCATGCTTCTGTCGGGCACGGCCCTGGCGCAGGAGGCCGTGACCATCCGCTTCGTCCAGACCAACGACATCGACCGCATGAGCGCCGAAAAGGGCCGCGGCGGCTTCGCCAGGCTCGCGACGGTGATCAAGGAAGAGAAGGCCAAGGGCAACGCCTTCTTCGTCCATGCCGGCGACACTCTCTCGCCCTCGCTCCTGTCGGGCTTCGACAAGGGCGCTCACATCATCGACATCCTCAACCGCATGGGCGTCGATGCCATGACGCCCGGCAACCATGAATTTGATCTCGGTCCCGACGCCTTCCGCGCCCGCATGGCGGAGGCCAAGTTCGACGTGCTCGCCACCAACATCCTCGACGGCAACGGCCTGCCGGCCAACACCAAGCCCGACAAGATGGTCGAGGTGCAGGGTGTGAAGATCGGCTTCTTCGGCCTCACCACCGAGGAGACGCCGATCGCGTCGAGCCCGGGCAACATCAAGTTCTCGTCCACCATCGACACGGCGCGTGCCAAGGCGAAGGAGCTGCGCGAGAAGGGCGCGGACATCGTCGTCGCCGTCGCTCACACGCCTCTCGAAGTGGACATGATCGTCGCCCGCTCGGCGGGGGTCGATCTGATCATCAGCGGCCATGACGAGCACCTGCTCGCCTTCTACGACGGCAAGGTCGCCCTCACCGAGTCGGAATCGCAGGGGAATTACATCATCGTGACGGAACTGTCCGTGACGAAGGCCAACAAGGACGGCAAGACCTCCGTCACCTGGACGCCGAATTTCCGCATCGTCGACAGCGCCACCGTCAAGCCCGATCCCGAGATCGAGGCCGTGGTGAAGGGGTACGAGGACAAGCTTTCCAAGGAACTCGACGTGGAGGTCGGCGTGACGGAAACGCCGCTCGACAGCCGCCGCGCCACGGTGCGCGGGGGCGAGGCCGCCATGGGCAACCTCGTGGCCGATGCATTGAAGGCGTCGGTCGGAGCCGATGTCGCCATCACCAATGGCGGCGGCCTGCGCGCGGACAAGCAGTACGAGGCCGGCCAGAAGCTGACCCGCCGCAACATCCTGGCCGAAATGCCCTTCGGCAACACCACCGTGCTCCTCGAAGTCACGGGCGCCCAGATCAAGTCTGCGCTCGAGAACGGCGTGAGCCAGGTGCGCGAACTCGGCGGCCGCTTCCCGCAGGTCTCCGGCATCGTGGCGGAAGTGGACGTGAAGGAGCCCGTCGGCAGCCGCGTGAAGTCGGTCAAGATCAATGGCGAGCCGCTCGACCCGGCCAAGACCTACAAGCTGGCCACGAACGACTTCATGGCCCGCGGCGGCGACGGCTATCGCGTCTTCACGGAGGCCAAGTCGCTCGTCGACGTGGCGGCCAGCCAGCTCATGGCGAGCCAGGTGATCGATTACGTGGCCAAGGCCGGAAAGGTCGCGCCGAAGGTCGAAGGCCGCATCGTCCTGCGCTGA
- a CDS encoding lytic murein transglycosylase produces the protein MRQPLSVVRRLSGALLLGLSLAVGAGGGVSPVQAQETSQAGFQRFVQGLWPAARARGVSRATFEEAFQGVEPDAKIIALTKKQSEFVRPIWEYVNGAISAQRLKRGQDMAAEWSKTLAAVERTYGVPRSVVLGVWGMETNFGSFTGSIYTVRALATLAYTGYRGEFFREELLTALEILEGEHIDRSKMLGSWAGAMGQTQFMPSSFMKYAVDGNRDGIRDIWSSVPDALASTANYLRQHGWEPGLPWGFEVALPRGFDYRHLRQDFARWQAVGVRRVDGRGMPRSGEATLFLPGGASGPAFLVTRNYDVIKAYNSSDAYAMGVAHLGDRVLGGLPIQGAWPKDQPMLSKDHSQELQERLARLGLYEGDMDGKLGSKTREAVRNFQLRRGLIPDGYADYAVLRELRTAR, from the coding sequence ATGCGCCAGCCGCTTTCCGTCGTGCGCCGCCTTTCCGGCGCACTCCTTCTCGGTCTGAGCCTCGCCGTCGGCGCAGGCGGTGGCGTTTCGCCCGTGCAGGCGCAGGAAACCTCCCAGGCCGGATTCCAGCGCTTCGTGCAGGGCCTCTGGCCCGCCGCCAGGGCGCGGGGCGTGTCGCGCGCGACCTTCGAGGAGGCGTTCCAGGGCGTCGAGCCCGACGCCAAGATCATCGCGCTCACGAAAAAGCAGTCGGAGTTCGTCCGTCCGATCTGGGAATACGTCAACGGAGCCATCTCGGCCCAGCGCCTGAAGCGCGGCCAGGACATGGCCGCCGAGTGGTCGAAGACGCTGGCCGCCGTCGAGCGGACCTATGGAGTCCCGCGTTCCGTGGTGCTTGGCGTCTGGGGCATGGAGACCAATTTCGGCAGCTTCACCGGGTCGATCTATACGGTCCGGGCGCTGGCGACCCTGGCCTATACGGGCTACCGGGGCGAGTTCTTCCGCGAGGAGCTGCTCACAGCGCTCGAGATCCTGGAAGGCGAGCATATCGACCGCTCCAAGATGCTGGGATCCTGGGCCGGAGCCATGGGCCAGACCCAGTTCATGCCCTCGAGCTTCATGAAATACGCCGTCGACGGCAACCGGGACGGGATCCGGGACATCTGGTCCTCCGTGCCCGACGCCCTCGCATCCACCGCCAATTACCTGCGCCAGCACGGCTGGGAGCCGGGCCTGCCCTGGGGCTTCGAGGTGGCGCTGCCGCGCGGCTTCGATTACCGGCATCTCAGGCAGGATTTCGCCCGCTGGCAGGCTGTCGGCGTGCGGCGCGTGGACGGGAGGGGGATGCCCCGTTCCGGCGAGGCCACCCTGTTCCTGCCGGGCGGCGCGAGCGGGCCGGCCTTCCTGGTGACCCGCAACTACGACGTGATCAAGGCCTACAACTCCTCCGACGCCTACGCCATGGGCGTCGCCCATCTCGGCGACCGCGTCCTCGGCGGCCTGCCGATCCAGGGGGCCTGGCCCAAGGATCAGCCCATGCTGAGCAAGGATCATAGCCAGGAATTGCAGGAGCGTCTCGCCCGCCTCGGGCTCTACGAGGGCGACATGGACGGCAAGCTCGGCTCCAAGACCCGGGAGGCGGTGCGGAACTTCCAGCTGCGCCGTGGCTTGATCCCGGATGGATATGCCGATTATGCGGTCTTGCGCGAACTGCGCACGGCCCGCTGA
- a CDS encoding KpsF/GutQ family sugar-phosphate isomerase has product MTLAKPASLSPDPAIASALRTLETERDGLTILMDAIGNGLGPYLTAAVETLAAAKGRVIVTGMGKSGHVGRKITATFASTGTPAHYVHPAEASHGDLGMIQTDDVIIALSWSGETAELADIIGYSRRFRVPLIALTSNAESTLGRAADICLTLPKAKEACPNGLAPTTSTTIQLALGDALAVALLERRGFTAEHFRVFHPGGKLGARLKLVRDIMHKDDRLPVVGLEARMDEAIAEIGRKGFGAVIVVNGDGTLAGIVTDGDLRRNLKPDLMTLPVTAIMTKTPRTIAPDALVATALEMEEASRITALIVVENNRPVGLVHYLDLLRAGAA; this is encoded by the coding sequence ATGACGCTTGCAAAGCCAGCCTCCCTTTCGCCCGATCCTGCCATCGCGTCGGCCCTGCGCACGCTCGAAACCGAGCGGGACGGCCTGACGATCCTGATGGATGCCATTGGCAACGGCCTTGGCCCTTATCTCACGGCCGCGGTCGAAACCCTGGCCGCCGCCAAGGGCCGGGTCATCGTCACCGGCATGGGCAAGTCCGGCCATGTGGGCCGCAAGATCACCGCCACCTTCGCCTCGACCGGCACCCCGGCCCATTACGTCCACCCGGCGGAAGCGAGCCATGGCGATCTGGGCATGATCCAGACGGACGATGTGATCATCGCCCTGTCCTGGTCGGGCGAGACCGCGGAGCTAGCCGACATCATCGGCTATTCCCGGCGCTTCCGGGTGCCGCTGATCGCCCTGACGTCGAACGCGGAATCGACCCTCGGCCGGGCCGCCGATATCTGCCTGACCCTGCCGAAGGCCAAGGAAGCCTGCCCCAACGGCTTGGCGCCGACCACCTCGACGACGATCCAGCTCGCGCTGGGCGATGCTTTAGCGGTCGCCCTTCTGGAACGGCGCGGCTTCACGGCGGAGCATTTCCGGGTCTTCCATCCGGGCGGCAAGCTCGGCGCGCGCCTCAAGCTCGTGCGCGACATCATGCACAAGGACGACCGCCTGCCCGTCGTCGGCCTCGAGGCCCGCATGGACGAGGCCATCGCCGAGATCGGCCGCAAGGGATTCGGGGCCGTGATCGTGGTGAACGGCGACGGCACGCTCGCGGGCATCGTCACCGACGGCGACCTGCGCCGCAATCTCAAGCCCGATCTCATGACCCTGCCGGTGACGGCGATCATGACCAAAACACCTCGGACCATCGCGCCCGACGCTCTCGTGGCGACCGCCTTGGAGATGGAGGAAGCCTCCCGGATCACCGCCCTGATCGTGGTCGAGAACAACCGGCCTGTCGGCCTGGTGCATTATCTCGACCTGTTGCGGGCAGGTGCGGCCTAG
- the ung gene encoding uracil-DNA glycosylase, whose protein sequence is MTGPISQALADFRAKPQAAGWLELPFFQDGSAETVAAKVDAVIASGAQVLPPPEAVFTSIALTPLDRVKVVILGQDPYPTPGDSHGLAFSYRGSRRLPASLRTILTEMAEDLGVPMPKSGDLSKWAKQGVLLINTALTVEAGQSGAHMKFGWSALVDQAIAAVSERQPAAVFLLWGAPARKRAALVDRTKHLVIEAGHPSPLNRLNDFRGTRPFSRANAWLAEKGLERVDWRLEP, encoded by the coding sequence ATGACTGGACCCATCAGCCAAGCCCTTGCCGATTTTCGCGCCAAGCCCCAGGCGGCCGGCTGGCTGGAGCTTCCCTTCTTCCAGGACGGAAGTGCCGAGACGGTGGCCGCCAAGGTCGACGCTGTCATCGCCTCGGGCGCCCAGGTGCTGCCGCCCCCGGAGGCCGTGTTCACCAGCATCGCGCTGACGCCTCTCGACAGGGTCAAGGTGGTCATCCTCGGCCAGGATCCCTACCCGACGCCGGGCGATTCTCACGGCCTTGCCTTCTCCTATCGCGGCTCCCGCCGGCTTCCGGCCTCTCTGCGCACGATCCTGACCGAGATGGCCGAGGATCTGGGTGTGCCGATGCCGAAATCGGGCGACCTGTCGAAATGGGCAAAACAGGGCGTGCTGCTCATCAACACCGCGCTGACCGTGGAAGCCGGACAATCGGGAGCGCATATGAAATTCGGCTGGTCGGCCCTGGTCGATCAAGCAATTGCGGCCGTCTCCGAGCGGCAGCCGGCCGCGGTCTTCCTGCTCTGGGGGGCTCCGGCCCGCAAGCGGGCGGCGCTCGTGGACCGGACGAAGCATCTCGTGATCGAGGCCGGCCATCCTTCCCCGCTCAACCGCCTCAACGATTTCCGGGGAACCCGCCCCTTCAGCCGCGCCAATGCCTGGCTCGCCGAGAAGGGGCTGGAGCGGGTGGACTGGCGGCTGGAGCCCTGA
- a CDS encoding NfeD family protein: MIANAFIGLGAWAWIILGVVLIGVELLAPGSFFLWLGLAAIVTGMLDALLGLSWQAAALLFALLAVGAVILGRYATRSKTQPDTAATALNQRGQSLIGRVFTLETPIKDGEGRIRVDDSSWRVIGADRFAGAKVRVVRVEGSTLVVDDP; this comes from the coding sequence ATGATCGCCAATGCGTTCATCGGGTTGGGCGCATGGGCCTGGATCATCCTCGGCGTCGTCCTGATCGGCGTCGAGCTTCTCGCGCCGGGCTCGTTCTTTCTCTGGCTCGGCCTCGCCGCCATCGTCACCGGAATGCTCGATGCCCTCCTCGGGCTGTCCTGGCAGGCGGCGGCGCTCCTCTTCGCCCTGCTGGCCGTCGGAGCGGTGATCCTGGGTCGCTACGCCACGCGCTCGAAGACGCAGCCCGACACGGCGGCCACGGCGCTCAACCAGCGCGGTCAATCCCTGATCGGACGAGTCTTCACCTTGGAAACACCGATCAAGGACGGCGAGGGACGCATCCGGGTCGACGACAGCTCCTGGCGGGTGATCGGGGCCGATCGGTTCGCCGGCGCCAAGGTGCGCGTGGTGCGGGTCGAGGGATCGACGCTCGTGGTTGACGATCCTTAA
- the hemH gene encoding ferrochelatase — protein sequence MNESVSLTDLRQGVRPVDHPAVRTGRIGVLLLNLGTPEGTSYWPMRAYLKEFLSDRRVIETPRLLWWPILNLIILTKRPGPKGRDYASIWNNERDEGPLKTITRNQAERVAAHIRSIAGDKVTVDWAMRYGKPEVRERIQALLDQGCDRILLVPLYPQYAAATSATACDQAFRALMDMRWQPTVRVSPPYHDDPVYIDAVVASMKKELAKLTFEPEVILVSFHGVPKEYLLKGDPYHCQCVKTWRLMREAFGWSPDKFRMSFQSRFGKAEWLQPYTDKTVEALAKSGVKRMAIVAPGFSADCLETLEELNGENREIFMHNGGEEFAYLPCLNDSDDGMRVINHIVERELQGWI from the coding sequence ATGAACGAGAGCGTGAGTCTGACCGATCTTCGCCAGGGCGTGCGCCCGGTGGACCATCCGGCTGTTCGGACCGGACGGATCGGGGTGCTTCTTCTGAACCTGGGGACGCCCGAGGGCACCAGCTACTGGCCCATGCGGGCTTACCTGAAGGAGTTCCTCTCCGACCGGCGCGTGATCGAAACGCCGCGCCTCCTGTGGTGGCCGATCCTCAACCTGATCATCCTGACCAAGCGCCCCGGCCCCAAGGGCCGCGACTATGCGTCGATCTGGAACAACGAGCGCGACGAGGGCCCGCTCAAGACCATCACCCGCAATCAGGCGGAGAGGGTGGCGGCCCATATCCGAAGCATCGCAGGCGACAAGGTGACGGTCGACTGGGCCATGCGCTACGGCAAGCCCGAGGTGCGCGAGCGGATCCAGGCGCTTCTCGACCAGGGCTGCGACCGCATCCTCCTGGTGCCGCTCTATCCGCAATATGCGGCGGCGACCTCGGCCACGGCCTGCGATCAGGCCTTCCGCGCCCTCATGGACATGCGCTGGCAGCCGACGGTTCGCGTCTCGCCGCCTTATCACGACGACCCGGTCTATATCGACGCTGTCGTCGCCTCCATGAAAAAGGAGCTGGCGAAGCTCACCTTCGAGCCGGAGGTGATCCTCGTCTCCTTCCATGGGGTGCCGAAGGAATACCTGTTGAAAGGCGACCCCTATCACTGCCAATGCGTGAAGACCTGGCGGTTGATGCGGGAGGCTTTCGGCTGGTCCCCGGACAAGTTCCGCATGAGCTTCCAATCCCGCTTCGGCAAGGCGGAATGGCTGCAGCCCTACACGGACAAGACCGTCGAGGCCCTGGCCAAGAGCGGCGTGAAGCGCATGGCCATCGTGGCGCCCGGCTTCTCGGCCGATTGCCTGGAGACCCTGGAAGAGCTCAACGGCGAGAACCGCGAGATCTTCATGCATAACGGAGGCGAGGAATTCGCCTATCTGCCCTGCCTCAACGACAGCGACGACGGCATGCGCGTGATCAACCACATCGTGGAGCGCGAGCTTCAGGGGTGGATCTAG
- a CDS encoding glutathione S-transferase family protein, which yields MSLQLYAHPFSSYCQKVLIALYENDIAFEYRMLDGGPANAEWEALWPIKRFPVLVDGGRAVMEATIIIEHLGLHHPGSVRLIPEDARAALDVRMMDRFFDNYVMTPMQKIVFDRIRPEADRDPAGVTDARKMLDAAYGWLDRAMAGRQWAHGAFSMADCAAAPSLFYADWVHPIGRDHANVLAYRERLLARPSFARAVDEARPYRHFFPLGAPDRD from the coding sequence ATGTCCCTGCAGCTCTATGCCCATCCCTTCTCGTCCTATTGCCAGAAGGTTCTCATCGCCCTGTACGAGAACGACATCGCCTTCGAGTACCGCATGCTCGATGGCGGGCCGGCGAATGCCGAATGGGAAGCCCTGTGGCCGATCAAGCGATTTCCGGTCCTCGTCGACGGCGGCCGCGCCGTCATGGAGGCGACGATCATTATCGAGCACCTTGGGCTTCATCATCCCGGATCGGTCCGGCTGATTCCGGAGGATGCCCGGGCGGCCCTCGACGTGCGGATGATGGATCGCTTTTTCGATAACTATGTCATGACCCCCATGCAGAAGATCGTGTTCGATCGCATCCGGCCTGAGGCGGATCGCGATCCCGCAGGCGTCACTGACGCAAGGAAGATGCTCGATGCTGCCTATGGATGGCTCGATCGTGCCATGGCCGGGCGCCAATGGGCGCATGGCGCCTTCAGCATGGCCGACTGCGCTGCAGCTCCGTCACTGTTCTATGCCGATTGGGTTCATCCGATAGGCCGGGACCATGCAAATGTCCTCGCCTATCGCGAACGGCTGCTCGCGCGGCCTTCATTCGCCCGGGCGGTGGACGAGGCGCGGCCCTACCGTCATTTCTTCCCCCTCGGAGCTCCCGATCGCGATTGA
- a CDS encoding SPFH domain-containing protein, producing MPLSGFDIFVIVLVLVVVVTIAMGIRTVPQGYAYTVERFGRYSRTLTPGLGLIVPYIDQIGKKVNVMEQVLDVPSQEAFTRDNAGVTIDAVAFFQVLDAARASYEVSNLHQALLVLTMTNIRTVVGSMDLDQLLSHRDEINEKLLRVVDAAASPWGAKVTRVEIKDIIPPQDLAGAMARQMKAEREKRAAVLEAEGMRQSEILRAEGQKQAQILAAEGRKEAAFRDAEARERQAEAEARATGMVSDAITRGDLNAANFIVAEKYIDAIRALASAPNQKVVIVPIEAAGLAGALGGIAELTKSVFGEGGASARPARSVPTVSGGAERP from the coding sequence ATGCCGCTGAGTGGTTTCGATATCTTCGTCATCGTGCTGGTGCTCGTCGTCGTGGTGACGATCGCCATGGGCATCCGGACGGTTCCTCAAGGTTACGCCTATACGGTCGAGCGGTTCGGGCGCTATTCGCGCACGCTGACGCCGGGTCTCGGCCTGATCGTGCCCTATATCGATCAGATCGGAAAAAAGGTGAACGTCATGGAGCAGGTGCTCGACGTTCCGAGCCAGGAAGCCTTCACCCGGGACAATGCGGGCGTCACCATCGACGCGGTGGCCTTCTTCCAGGTGCTCGATGCGGCCCGGGCCTCCTACGAGGTGTCCAATCTGCATCAGGCCCTGCTGGTGCTGACCATGACCAATATCCGCACCGTCGTCGGCTCCATGGATCTCGACCAGCTGCTCTCGCATCGCGACGAGATCAACGAGAAGCTCCTGCGCGTGGTCGATGCCGCGGCCTCGCCCTGGGGCGCCAAGGTCACCCGCGTCGAGATCAAGGACATCATCCCGCCGCAAGACCTCGCCGGCGCCATGGCGCGGCAGATGAAGGCCGAGCGCGAGAAGCGCGCCGCCGTTCTCGAAGCGGAGGGCATGCGCCAGTCTGAGATCCTGCGCGCCGAGGGCCAGAAACAGGCGCAGATCCTGGCTGCTGAAGGTCGCAAGGAAGCGGCGTTCCGCGATGCGGAAGCACGGGAGCGGCAGGCAGAGGCCGAGGCCAGGGCGACCGGCATGGTCAGCGACGCCATCACACGGGGCGATCTCAACGCGGCCAATTTCATCGTGGCGGAGAAATACATCGATGCGATCCGGGCGCTCGCTTCGGCGCCGAACCAGAAGGTGGTGATCGTCCCCATCGAGGCGGCCGGACTGGCCGGGGCCCTCGGCGGCATCGCGGAGCTGACCAAATCGGTCTTCGGCGAGGGTGGTGCGAGCGCCAGGCCTGCGCGCAGCGTTCCCACGGTTTCAGGCGGAGCCGAGCGCCCATGA